Below is a genomic region from Candidatus Atribacteria bacterium ADurb.Bin276.
ATAGGAAGGGTGTAAATATCTAAAAAAAGGATAGACCGCCATGCCAATTTTACGGTATCGGGTGAGGATAAAAATCCAATATTCGGCATGCCATGGCATATTGGCATATCATTACATCAATCGGGCGCGATAAAGACCGAGGGGGAGAGGGGGCGAGGGGGAGAAAAAGATGAGATCCACAAGAGAAAAAGCACCGCTCAGGATGACAGCATTTTTTAATCATTTATGTGGGTTTGATTTATCATGCCCACATCCTAATCCGTCATTGCGAGGAACGAAGTGACGTGGCAATCTCTATTTGGATAATTTTTCATATAAATCATCCCAAGAGGGATTAAAAGCATTGATTAGGACTATTTTCTTTTTTCTCGGCCATGACTTGATTTGTTTTTCTCGATTGATGGCAGTTTCAATATCATCATATATTTCGTAATAGACTAATTTATACAGGTTATATCTCTTGGTAAAGCCATCAACGACTTTATTTTTATGTTCCCAGACTCTTTTTATCAAATAACTGGTGATGCCAACGTATAAAACTTTGTTGTAACGATTGCTCATGAAATAAATATATGCCTGCTCTTCCATGGTCTATTT
It encodes:
- a CDS encoding GIY-YIG nuclease superfamily protein, with protein sequence MSNRYNKVLYVGITSYLIKRVWEHKNKVVDGFTKRYNLYKLVYYEIYDDIETAINREKQIKSWPRKKKIVLINAFNPSWDDLYEKLSK